The Porphyromonas pogonae genome segment GATAAAGCCCGTTATCGAAGGTATACCTGTCATATAACATGATGTTGTGGGAGCAGAGTCTCCAATAGGGGCATTGGAACTGGTAGTGAGTACTGTGCCACAAATATAAGGGTCAATATTCAGATGTATCTCTTGCGGGTTATTATACCTTTGATACCACCGAGCCAAAGAGATAGAACTTAGGGATGTTCCATCAGGTATCATAAGAATGATGTTCTTTACAGGTGTTACCTTTTCCGGCACTTTTGCCGCTACCCCAAATATAGTGAGGCTGCAAGAGAGACTGATAATAGCTAATTTCTTCAACCTGATCATTTCTAAAATAATTTTAAAGAGTTAAGTCAATAATATCTTCTTCGAGACCCGTTAGCTTTTCTACTCCATTTTCGGTAACCAAGTAAGTGTTTTCAACCCCTACAGCACCGATATGCGGTATTACAAATTTGGGTTCGTAAGCTATAACCATGCCGGGGATCAGTATATCTTTGCTTCGAGACGTGAGTACCGGCATTTCATTGATCTGAAGTCCTAATCCATGACCCACAAACGCAGCCTGCTGCTTTGTCCCCATGAACTTATCTTCTGCTCCGGCATCCTTTACAGCTTGCATAGATACATTATATATGTCACTACATTTTGTCCCCGGCTTGCTCTTCATCATGATATCAGCATGCATCTTACGACTCAGATCGTGGAGGCGATAACACTCTGACGATAGTTTTCCAATAGAGAAAGTACGTGTCATATCAGAGATATAGCTACTGTAATTACCGGCCATATCTACCATAACAGCCATACCTTCTTTGAGAGGAGAGTTATTGGAGCCTAAAGGCAAAGCTTCAGAACCCTCACCCCCCATGGCAAAGTCATAAGGCGATGGAGCCTCAGCGTTGTCTCCCGCAATCAAACTGCCCATGAATATCTCCATCGATGGGCCAAAAGTCCTAAATACGCCTACAGATCCCATCAAGCGCATCTGGCGCTCTATCTCGATCTGCAATTCCCTATCTGTCATTCCGCTCTTATACAAAGACGGAATGAGTCGATACATTTTCATGTGACGAGCAACAGTAGCCCTTAATATTTCTATCTCTCGAGGTGTCTTGATCGAGCGTACAAGTCGCATCAAAGAAGAGGCATTCTCCATCTTGACTTCGGGGAATAATTTATACTGTCTCACAACCTCTGAGTATGGCAACTCATCGATCTCCAAAGCTATAGATTTGATGTTTGCAGTATCGATCAGCTCCATACTTACTATATCCTCAATCTTTCTGATATAATGAATATTATTGCTAGAGGGGTAAGTATTGGGACGTCTTATAAAGAACTGAACATCACCTTCACATGGGATGAAGGCTGCCCCCACATATATAGAGCCGAATATATATAAAAGATTTACATTAGATGATAGCAACACACCATCAATAGAAGAAGCCTTCATGGCGTCTTGTACTTTTTGTACTCTTAAATTGGTCTCTTTGATTAATTCTTCAGGAATCATTAGTTAAACGGATTTTTGATTTGGTTTACACCATTGATAAAAGCATCTTCGTCGGAAGAAGGGATTGAGATTATGCCTCCATCCAATGGATTTTCCATAGATCTATCAGATACCTGACTGGGATAGTTTCCTTCAGGCAATTGTGCCGAAATATTAGCACGACGAGTCATTTTGTTATTCTCTTCTTCCAAAGGTAAGAA includes the following:
- a CDS encoding M24 family metallopeptidase; protein product: MIPEELIKETNLRVQKVQDAMKASSIDGVLLSSNVNLLYIFGSIYVGAAFIPCEGDVQFFIRRPNTYPSSNNIHYIRKIEDIVSMELIDTANIKSIALEIDELPYSEVVRQYKLFPEVKMENASSLMRLVRSIKTPREIEILRATVARHMKMYRLIPSLYKSGMTDRELQIEIERQMRLMGSVGVFRTFGPSMEIFMGSLIAGDNAEAPSPYDFAMGGEGSEALPLGSNNSPLKEGMAVMVDMAGNYSSYISDMTRTFSIGKLSSECYRLHDLSRKMHADIMMKSKPGTKCSDIYNVSMQAVKDAGAEDKFMGTKQQAAFVGHGLGLQINEMPVLTSRSKDILIPGMVIAYEPKFVIPHIGAVGVENTYLVTENGVEKLTGLEEDIIDLTL